The Helicoverpa zea isolate HzStark_Cry1AcR chromosome 2, ilHelZeax1.1, whole genome shotgun sequence DNA window gcgcgctaggaaccggggatcttcaggatattcaattaaaacattaaaaggaactttaactttggtttattttctgactcgggggtgaagtgacatacttcaatatataaaaactattatatttctatttatatcattgtccggccagtatcaattacaattaataaaacctacttctaatctacttcagtactacatctctacatcAGCTACGCCCTTAGGATAAAGTTGAAACTTTATCTCAAAAGCGCAGCTTTAGGCGGACAAtcatataaatgttacctgcctAAATCTAACCGAAAACTGACCTATGCgtggaaattaaaaacacgtcCCTCACAACGGGATAGTTTACAATAACCTGTTTGTGAGTTATTTAATCTGTGCCAAATTACACTTCGAGAACACAGGTTATCGTGAACTTTTTCTTGGCAAAACCACGCAAAAAGCCCCGAAACGTGCCTCTAATAGCAAAGGATATTCAAAATGAACACCCGACCTGAAGGGATTACTTTTCAAGCGAAGAAAAACTCTGTATTGACAACTTATAACTTCGCCGGACGCTAACGTGTCAGATAAAGGGACAAgtcaccgttatcaaagtttctcacctatcgtgtaattaaacatcttacccaataattattttttacaattttggaatattaaataataaataaatcaaatatagggatcataaatcttcggcagaaaccattgtgtcaagcaaacactcttcgcgaggctatgccccttattgcgaagttgatctcaacctcaattcaccatccaaatatttttttttttcaaaaccaaatcagataataattttgttgaatattCTTTATAACCAAAAACTTCTGCTTGAAAAAACAAGAATCtattaataaattcaatgaTGCTTCTCCTAAAATGGTTAAATCAGCACCAGAAACTGTAGTAGCAGAATGCTTCGTGCTCTCTTTGATGCTTTGAATGTTGAGTTTTGTTGCGAACTCCTCAGATACACAAGAAATCGAAGCTCCTGTGTCCACTAACGCCCTAAACTCCTGTTGAGCAATCAGAACATTAATAAATGGACCGGTCTCACCAGACTTATACTCTACTTCCGATCCAATCGCCAGCAGTTCCACAGGCTGCTCCGTATGCTGCTCCACGTGCAGCTCCTTCTCATTTTGCTGCATCTCCATGTCTTTGCTCGGCGTTGCTTCTTTCTTTacgctaaaaatattttgtgcattAAAAGGTGTACATGGAGAATTTTCATATTTCTCAGGGTATTTCTTATCATCACTCCTCTGCGGAATGATTGGCAAATTCATGACATTTCTCTGTACTTTTCCAAATAAATCTCTCATTTGAAAAAGTGTATCACGCAGCTCATATTTTGATGCAAAGAGCTGTGAGCTTAACATGGTcttatacttaaaaataagaccttttaaataagttttcacaaAATTACCATCGTCTGTAACTCTTTGCTTTCGTCTGTAAGCCACACAGACGATAATAAAATGACAACGGCTCTTCTTTTTGCTGCTGTCGAGCGTTGTAgaatttttctacataatttacaTTACAAGGGAATTCTGCCCTTAATTTGTCGCATATGGCCTTATATTCGATCCCATCGAagtaattatatttgtaaaatgCAAGAGCGGGACCTTGCAAATATGCACCTAGTAGTAGTGCAAAATCGTTttctttccatttatttatcgcaGCAATGATGCGAAATTCGAAAAGAAAGTCGTCGATGGATACGTCATCGACTCCGGAGAAAAATTTTATCTCTTCGGACATTTttctacattaaataaataaaattccactTAGCTCCTTTTATTATCCTTGTTGCGATATTCTACCAGAGCTTATGCCCAGGATTATTCTACCAGGCTCTTCTTCCTTCCCGTCTTCGACGTCGTGTCACCacgcaggcccgccgctagctgtttgttcgcccgcgtgcaaaactgattatgccgccctacgactacatacgttttgtcaaaaaatatgccggatccagggggtccggacccccctccgcccattcatatccatcttacagtccaacagaaaaaaatatgtacatgcaccgctctgattgcagaaaacccacctacttttggataaataactattgcaatacataacatacattacacataactttttatttacttgaaatgttcagagtaacctaagcagtcctgggttagcccataagcaaactaagcaattgcttagggcatcaatgcagtgcaatcattacccaagtggcccctatgtattgaaatattgtgattaacgcacttaaatatttataacaatgtttaaagtcagtaaaatatgttatttggtgggtttcccgttgaaaagtcAACTTATAAGACACATGTCATATGTagggaagcgcgagcggagcgagcgcgaaaattttttagtctaaggacacaaaactaataaaaaccactgtaaattaacaaagcaaagtcaaaaagtaagatatgcacagaagtgaagtgcaaaagccgcgagcgaagcgagcgcgattttttccttagagttttcttgaagtaaacatatcataaaaaaaccataacggacgtgcgcgaaaattgttttttcggaattgaatgcctcaataattaaacaaagataaaatgcgatatctgacatggagccgcgagcgcagcgagcgcgaatttttttggggatgcaaagggtgaaacagtcaaaattgataggagacgaccaaagctagggcggctttttctgaaattttattggtttaattttgccgcccccgaaatagcatttgccgcacgctacgccactggttaagaatctttaattttgaaaatgtccttacaacagatgtacctaactgaaaccggcagtgtaagtaatattcttagcgcaattgctgtgttcggaaatattgaaatcaaatcataagtaaaaagatattgtattttttaaatattacgtgataactcgctagatttgccgccccctaggacgtgccgcccgcgtgctgtgcacgcgctgcacgcccgcttacggcgggcctgtcaCCACGCGACTTTTCCGCGTGACCTGAAAAATACTTGGGGCTTTGGCGTCGGCGCCTCCACCAAATtgtagcgcgtggcgcgctaggaaccggggatcttcaggatattcaattaaaacattaaaaggaactttaactttggtttattttctgactcgggggtgaagtgacatacttcaatatataaaaactattctatttctatttatatcattgtccggccagtatcaattacaattaataaaacctacttctaatctacttcagtactacatctctacagtacCTACAGGATAGATTTTCAAATATACTTATCTAAACCACTTTTTCCACTTATATTATAGCCAAGAATTGTCTGGAAGCTCAAGTGCTCGATTTATTATCAAAATGGCAAAATGGGGACGAGAATATTACATCTTCAGTTCCTTCATTAGAGAATATAAGATTAAAATCAGTGGACGGCGTGTATGAAGGATTCGGGATAAGGTAAGTTATTTTGTTAGTAACTATATACTACTTTATATAACCAGTTCGGATGCACATTTATGAAGGTAATAcgcctgaaccgattttaatggcAATTGGTGATAGTATTACTCCCGTGCCTTGAAAATCCGGTGACTTTGTGGGAGCAGTCGATCCCATCAGGGGCGAATGCAGCCTTCGCAAAAAAAGTCACCTAATTGTTACTAGTTTTTAGGGTCTTCTGGATATTAATTAACTCAATAAAACTGCTTTAGAAAAATTCACAGTGTCCGTTTCTTTCCTCAGAATCTCATACACCACAGGGGAAATGCTACTTCGAGGTGTGAATAGATTCACAGTTGAAGAACTTTCAGTTTCCACTAGTGACTTGGAAGCATCCACAACTCTCCATTTTCCACTATTATCGTTAACTGCAGgtaattatgtatgtaggtagcTACCTTGTTTTCGTGTATGTAACCCACCTCAATCATTGTTTgctgaattaattaaatttaccGTTTTAGGCATAAACATTCCTAATCATAGGTCTTTTATAATACCTTCGAATATTGGCTTTATGCTTGTCTAATCGCTGCACGTGGGACTAAAAAgctttattgaatttaattatattcttgTTTACagaacaatataatttaaaagggCGAGCGTATCTGATGTATTCTTTGAAAGGGGCAGGACTGATGAAGTAAGTTGACCTATCCACTGTGTAGGTAACTAGAGTCGAAGTTCTATGAAATATTATAGCGACTCCGACGCTACGAGAAGAATCCCTACCTATTACTTACGTATTTCGTAATGTTTCAGTGCGACATTTCAAAACGTTAAAGTGACTGTGGGATCGAAGTTAGTCACGAATGATACAGTAATGCAGGTGGACGATGTTAACCTGAATTTTAGTGTTGGAAGCATCCAGGTATATATATCTTCGCAGAGTCGTCCTgtttttttacccgactgtaAAATTTTTGAAGTTCACATAAATAGGTTTAACAACTGTCAGAAATCATTAACATCTTTCAGTTTATTTAGAGGAAATATTGAATGATTtgaatgattaattaatttattgacacGATCTTACTAAATGGttaatttttctttgtttcttagGTTGATTTAGCAGACAGCTCGTGGCCGATCAACAAAGTATTGAACAGCAGCGCGATGAAGATTGTGGAGAACCACCGACAGGAGATAGTCACCGCGGCCAAAGATTTGTTGAAACAAGTCGTGAATGATTATCTAGCCACAATGACGTCCTCGCAGCTGCTGAGCATAGCGGCAAAAGATTACTGTAGGTAACTACTCGTTAACATCTATtgattttccaaaataaattatgttgacGATTATTTAGGTCTTTAagcttaaatataataaatatatatttttttttaatgaaaaagttACCTATTATTTCctgtttttttcattcttttagTTCTGTTACTCATACGTAAACCAAAAGACAATAGGAATTCCTACTGAATTTCAAAGTTACAACATTTTcgcactagcggattttccaaTCGGAATTCCAAGCGTacctacgtaataaaaaaaccgGTAAAGCCACTGCAgtaaaaatgttgataaaatgatataataattttatcgaaaagTTAGTTCTACAAACAAATGTCATGATTGATAGTTATCTAATtcgtttttaaattcatataaaCCGGGTTTGGTTTCATGTAAACTGATAATTTCTCCAGGATTACCTACTCACTTTTtttacaattgattttctaaatAACAAAACAGCGTCCTAAATAACTAACAACAAGATTTGTACAATAAATGTTTCTCATAGGAAGCATTGCTCATCATAGGAACATCACGGATTACGAATCATGCTTTACTTACACACCACTACTTATTTgttagattttaatgaaaaaataagtgTTACCGAGGTCCACTTGTTCACACTAATAGCTCAACTGCGTATCAAATTGACTATTTCAGAACAAAAATAGGAacaacacgataagctataacATTACCTTACTAAGTGGCAACACTCCTAAATTGTTAATacagaaaatttatttaaattaacattagttATACGGATATCAAAGCTTTTCGAGGGAGTATTATTCGGGAAGTGTTCTAACGGACGCGACAGAGTGTGCAATACATGTGCAATATATGTAGATACCtactaacaaataaattattatatgtaccacagaaagaagaaataaaaccaCACtcgtattaatattaattttgaatcttTTTGCGATATTTTCGACGGGCTCTTGCTTCCGATGACAATCGTTTGATACTTGTATTAGACGTGCCTATCAAATATCTTAATATATCTGAAGAAGGGATTTTCTCCAGTTCGTAGTTAATTGTCTCGAGTGCCATATCCAGCACATCATTATCAAACattatatcttctatgttatttacaaaatcatgCAATATTCGTATAAACGTTTGGGAAGAATGTTCCATTTGAATCTGGAGCTGAAAACGAAAGGTAATTTGCTATATTACGATATCTATGACAAGTATTCAGATTTCAGGGTGAGCGCATTGGAGTTTCCATATTATATAAGCTAAGCATGCCTACAGGATACAGCTGGCGTAGTCAGATTCGAAGTTAGAGATTTATAACGAACTAACTTCCACCCGCGCCCCGAGGGGACAATATGCCTAATAGATACGCTCTCTCCATCAGGATAAAAAAAAGCTTAtcaagaaaattatttcaaagatTGCGTGTGAATAAGTTTATACACACATACGACCATTATGACGAAGAACTTCCTAATGTTGAATTCAGGGCAAAAGAAGAAGTGAGTTTCGATTTGACTTACGCGTGCGCCATCTATATGGATTATAATCAGAGCATTTTCGAATGCGAATACTGAACCCTTATAGTGTCGCATAGTCACGGGACCCAGCACTGCCGACATTGACAACCCAGTTAATGTTAACctgttcaaacaaaaataacacttTTGTGGTGATATCTGCTTAGGAATTCAGCTAAAGTATACCATCAAATAATACTTAACAACATTTACGTACTTAAAATGACCAACTTCACGTACGTTTGTGTAGTCGTAATAAAACAAGGAAGGACAATGCAGGTGGAAATCAGCTGAAAccgaaaaaaagttttaattatacGTATATATTTACTAAACTATTGCAAACGATATTATGTTGCTCAAGCAAATTGTAGTTGTCCAATAACTGCATGTCAAATAATAGCAGATTcctttataatatctaaaacgAAGTTTATATGTATCGAGTTCGTGTCTGCAGCTTTTAAACTAAATTACTTAGGTAtctattaaaattcataaagtTTACCTTCCACAGTAATCTTGGGAACAGTAAAATTGAAATCGATTCTAGGCGGTTGCACCTGCACATCAAATGTTTGTAGAACTACATCAGATATCCCCGTCACTATAACGTCGTCCAAAGTGATGTTTCCGCTGAAAATAATCTGGTCAATAGGAGTTTGAAGAAATACTAGGTATGGAAATTCAGTTCAGTTCGTGGAGGGTAGGAAATTGATTCAATCATTGAATAACTGTTTATCAAAtcgaaaacaaataaatatttaaatctttaaaCACATAGGTATTTCGAGGTACATAGCATAGTTTTCTACTGCGTTAAGTATGTACAGATGCAACTTATAATTTCGGTCTAACTCACGTAATATGAAGGTCAGGTACATTAATATTGTAGGTTCCAAAGTGAGGAATTCTGTATGGTTGGAGCTCGGAGAGTTTTTGAAGTGAATGCAATAAGGTTATCGCTCGACGTGTGGCGCGCCGGTCTACCCAACCTTTCGGGTGTAGAAACGCAGGTAATTCTGCTGTATTTACGCGAATGTGCAACGAACCGAAGTCTTCATCAACTATTAATAAAAAGTCCATAAGATTAAGATCATATGTAAAGCATTTCTTATGTTGATAAAATACATAACCCTTACTATTGTACACCCGGGACTGGACGAAATATACACAGCATGTCACGAAAAGCAGAACCCTCATTTTGGCACCAAAGATTTAAAACAACTGTGAACAATACTGTATATAAACATGTTATTTTCATCCGAGTTTGAAAAGGTTTATTGTTGTCAGAAATTGGTACACTAGTAAATTATATGATACGAAAAATCACATTGGATATACTTCTTCGTAGGAGAATGCCTATTTGTGAGTTACGTAAAATCGTAGAAgttcacattttttatttaaaatacttacctacatgaaCGCAGAATATGCAGGCCTCTCTAAGTGTGCGAGAAAATGTAAAAAGACTGATTTTTCTAAGAGTCCTTAACTgtttaagtaagtacatatgACACATTTATACTTAGTCAGTTTCTTTGCAAATATTAGGTATTCCCGGGAGGAGGTGACTCATAGACCAGGCCTTTCACTCTATGGAGCTTGGTGTGAGCCAAATCCAGTCACGATATTGATCGTAAGTAGGGTATAACTCACATCAATGCCCAGTACCCCGTCCGATCTAATGCTTGTACCCCTAAACTGCATCAGACGGCAGGAGAAGGCTCTTCAAAGACATAACTTCCAGCAGTTCCAGCCACTGTTGTGGCGTGTCCTGCCTAAGGCACAATTCACCCCCTAAAACTTTCCTTTAAAatccagtacctacctacctattttgcAAACGAATCCTTGATAGCCATACATAGAAAATGAAATGGTCATTGTGATCCTGGAGCAAGCTAGTGAGCTGCGCTGTAAAGGGTTTGAACTCTCCTAATAGCATCGATAAAATGTTGATTTCAGTTATCCTTATCAAGGTGTTGGTTGTCCgttatttatgaaaaacaaaatacaaacgaatattatttttttgcgaaaattcaattttgtatgttttcattTCCGTCATTTTGAAAATCAATTTCTGTTTTCAGAAAATGGTTCTTTGTAAATGAAACGTTGGAGTTTTCGGGTCACATTATCGTATATACTTAAAGTTTGCATACTAAAAACTTTTgtatagtcggccgatagtttgtttggccTCCTAAATAAGTATGAAGATAGTGTAGTATAGTAAGAATAGTAGTACACtaagtacgcacattacaaaactAAGGTATTTAGaaggtatcagaccgactgaaaaacTTGAAacgaatcaagattttctttaaaaaaaattgcccaCCATCGGGCAAGTGCTCCAACACATAGCAAAATTTTGGGCGGCCAAAAGtttatttgggctcataaatcagtattgaCATCAGTCACTCGAACTGACACAGACCAAGATCAGGTATCGGCTAATGCCCGTACTACCCGCATCAGACCCACTGAAAAccttgattggaatcaagataaaaaaaactgacCATCGGATCATCTgccagccgactgtttagtctgcagtgtgcgggaACCCTAAGTAATATTTGATTTCTTTTAATATTCATATCTGATTTCATgggattattttttatgtaagtatatttttttctttacagaTGGTTTTATTATGGTTTATCTTTGTCATGATTAGCAGGAGTAGCTCTACTCTCCGATTCCCAGACagattttaatagaaaattctaAGAACTTAATTCCTTTAAAGTGGAGAGGTTCATAAATAAAtccaataaaaaatctattgttTTCCATCGGGCCACGTATGATGGCCACCTTGCATAGCCATACATTGCAcaaataggtataggtacttagcTTAGGAAGTGTCAGCATatccacaaaaaataaattgtcgGTAGTAGTTAATATGGGTGTCTACCGATAGTAAATAAagcttaaataacaaaaattaactGAAACCTTGTTTAAAACAGAACtaaaataccatttataagacAACCAACCAATCTAGGCTTTGAATTCCTAAAATGGTTGATTTATCAAAAGATCTATGTGAAATATTAATGAACAAGTGGTTTCAAAAGCAAAATCCTATTCGTGGTTAAGGTCATGATTGTAAGAGCGAGACTACAGAACCAACTTTTGGTGAAGTACATTGGTATATATCATTTCACTATAAGATTCAAAACTGTTTATTAACTGCTTCAACTGcttgtatgccgctaattatataaaaaaagaaacctaatcatgtctcgcgtatatctggcTCTATAATGTTGGCTCTTCAGCTATTTCATTGTCCTGTAAGACTCAAGTCCTGGAAAGTGTGTAAGAATGGGTGGAGTAGGAAACGACAGGAAATAAAACATGtctttatttaatgaatttaatccagcattatttatttagttatacatatatttagtgATAATGCAGTTATTGGTTTTTGAAGAGCTGTGGTGGCTTTCCGTCTGCAACGAGATAGTTGAGGAGATCATCAGCGTTGAACCTGGAGAGCTCCACGCTAATGGCAGCTAACACGTTGCGAACGATGTTGTTCACCGTGTTCGGGTAAATCGATGTGTTCTTCAGGAAGTGAGTAGCGAATGCTCGGAATTCATCCGAATACTGATTCATGTTCATTGATACCTGTAGTAAGTAATGTAAGTATTAGGTGAATCGTTTAATTATTACGGaaatatggaaaaaaatatattttattttatgaaaatggaatgctaataaagaattgagcaTTTATCAGCAACAAAGTCTGTGAATAGGTAATCTAGAGCTGATGCTATCGAGTGCATCTTTTCGTGTGGGGTGCTCTCACAAGCATAGATAGAAATAATTAACATTGTTTTCTATATCTCGCGTATACACTAAACATATAATTGTGAAGCTCATAAATTACCTGGGCACTTCCTACGAATATTTTGACATCGGCGCTCTCAATTTGGTACACTTTTTGCCCAAGAGACATTGCTAGTTTATTTCCTTCAGCTATCGCAGCTACCAAATCTTTGAGAATTACGCTGTACACAGAAACAACACATTAGGGACCTAAGAGTTAACTAAAAAATGTAGGAgacattaattaagtattttaccTCACTTGGCCAACAATGTTCAAAGGTTGGCCTGCATAAACTCCGCTCAATTGGAAACTACCTAAAAGTAAAAGAAcatcaatgtattttttattttaaatcactAAGTTTCAGGATCTTGCatgaaaataagatttttatttcttattaatgGATACACGGAACAGTTCTTCCTCATTCCGAATTAAACTGTAATTatagaaatgttaaaattaagtcAATTACCACTAGCAGCAACTTCAGGCAGACTGGCATTAAAGTCTACTCTGGAATTGGTCATGCGCATTTCGAGATTATTCAAAGCAAGGTTCTTGATTCCAGTCACGACCACATTTGCTAACGCTACGTTAGCCCTGAAATAGACAAAATCAAGATGTAACGATTGTATGATGTTCGATCAAGATGTTCGAACCGATGTTTTGTAGTTGTCTTAATATTTTTGCTTAAAGCCGTCGTAAATGGTCACATATATCGACGACAGTGTACAACCCATTGATACTTACTCGATATTATATTCTGGCATAGATATATGGTATGGTCCCAAACTCGCTAATTGAAGAGGATTGACTTGAGGCATATGTTTGATGAAGCCGACAAAGGACGCTGCCTTACGCACGGCATGCTTGTCGGCAGCAGTCAGGGGCAGGTACTTAGCCGGGAGGTGACCAGTTTGACCTTCGATGTTGATAGGGCTGATAATTTCGTTCCCTAAATAGACaaaaattattaacatttaGACGGTTCACACATGACACTGCGCACCGATTCGGTTTGCAGAAACTGAGCGATGATTTTTCCCGCGCGGAGACCCATCGTAAACgcgaaacaaaatattttaagctcCATTGCCACGCTGTATCCCCgtgtattatttatatacgGTTTAGTTTCAGACCCCGCCTGTCCACTGAAAGCGCAATCCGGTACTATACGGACAGGAGGACACCGGTGTATGGTTGTTTTCTTGATCTTTCGAAAGCATTTGACCTGGTAAATTATGTCATTTTGTGGCAAAAGTTGTCGGATGACACAGACTTGCCTGCTGAGTTAATTAATGTGTTAAAACATTGGTATCTATAAGAACCAGATAAATTATGTTAAGTGGGCGAATACTAAATCTGAGCCTTATAGCCTGGAATATGGAGTTAGGGAGGGGGGAATAATTTAACTACTCTGTTTAATCTTTACATAGATCGTTTGGTGGGGAGCTGAGCAGCACCATGGTTGATGCTTGATAGATGGAAAGATGCTAAACTGACAAAATTGACGGGCCGTTTATTAGACACTGGCCAAGTAGACATGTGCGTGCTGACGTCCATGTCAAAAATTGACATATATTAGGTAATTACTGTTTTCTACTAACAATAGGATGAGAAATTACTAATATTTTGGCATGGGGCCttagtctgaaataaataatgtattattattattatgcatATAAGGACATAAGGACAATAGAAAAAaacctattatattatatggtcgcccaataaaatatattttgctaaCTTAAAATGCTTTGATTTCCCCACTACGCCATCCGAGCAACGACTACGCGCGTAGCGCTACGCCGTAGTCATGATTTTCAACCACCAAAAATACTCGTAGTGTATAGTATCCGAAACGAATATTCCGCATGGAAATTGTTCTCgaaaaatgtcattaaaataatatgtaaataccTGCGGGTCGCAGaggttcaattatttttaaataatatacatatacaacaaTTACTATCAAGCTACTTatgaaacattaattttaagcaaaatagctaaataaaaataagtaagtattaaaaCACATGTAACTCACATGCTTGGACGGAATAAACGGTGCAGAATACCAAAACAATAATTCCCTTCATTTTCGTACCAAAAAATCCATACGACTGCATGTAAAACgcaattactttttaatatatattcataaaagttatgttgTACAAAATGATTCACTTGTTGTCGTAAATTGGTTACATAAATTGATTTTGCAGTAGAACAGTATTCACAAACTACTCTATAACCCATAGCTAATAGCTGCTTGTACAACTTTATTAATACAATTTGTAACCAATTTGTGAAATAGTATTTAGTGATTAAGCACATACtctttcttaaaattaatatttatgtacaagTTACCCAAGCCTATAGTACAGGAAAACAAATTGAAGTTCCTAGTTCTGCGTAATTGATTAATAGCAGTTTGTTTAGTAACAATTACTATGGTATACACagttactttattatatttcggtagtgtttttatatatttttttaaacaatttacttTAGTATTATGTAGCCCAAACCTTTGTTTGTCTCACCATTGACTGAACAATGAACATACTTAATTTTAagtctacattttattttacctatgttttacaaataataaatttaaatataaataacaacacacacaataacaaataataaatttgtaAAACTGTGTTGTTAACTTTGATtcgtggtggcccagtgggcaaagaaccaacctcttagTATGCgcgggtttgattccaggtcaggcaagtagcaatgcaagttttctaagtttgtatgtactttctaaggatattgactgtgtttcggatggcacgttaaactgtgggtcccggctgtcattgaacatccttggcagtcgacCCCAACGTAGatgggaaaagactcggaggatgtGGATGAGGGTATTCCTCctaggtggtcccataatcaattcgaaaattgtaggaatttacctattttatttaaactttttacaaaaaagccAAACCCacataaaggagatggccaaaaaaaaaccagaAAAAGAACC harbors:
- the LOC124636316 gene encoding uncharacterized protein LOC124636316, which encodes MRVLLFVTCCVYFVQSRVYNIDEDFGSLHIRVNTAELPAFLHPKGWVDRRATRRAITLLHSLQKLSELQPYRIPHFGTYNINVPDLHITGNITLDDVIVTGISDVVLQTFDVQVQPPRIDFNFTVPKITVEADFHLHCPSLFYYDYTNVREVGHFKLTLTGLSMSAVLGPVTMRHYKGSVFAFENALIIIHIDGARLQIQMEHSSQTFIRILHDFVNNIEDIMFDNDVLDMALETINYELEKIPSSDILRYLIGTSNTSIKRLSSEARARRKYRKKIQN
- the LOC124642058 gene encoding uncharacterized protein LOC124642058; its protein translation is MQSYGFFGTKMKGIIVLVFCTVYSVQAWNEIISPINIEGQTGHLPAKYLPLTAADKHAVRKAASFVGFIKHMPQVNPLQLASLGPYHISMPEYNIEANVALANVVVTGIKNLALNNLEMRMTNSRVDFNASLPEVAASGSFQLSGVYAGQPLNIVGQVSVILKDLVAAIAEGNKLAMSLGQKVYQIESADVKIFVGSAQVSMNMNQYSDEFRAFATHFLKNTSIYPNTVNNIVRNVLAAISVELSRFNADDLLNYLVADGKPPQLFKNQ